The genome window TGGGTTCGATTCCCATCACCCGCTCCAACACCGCCCCGCTGCGCGCTGGGTGCCAAAGCAGGCGCGATCGGCCACGGTCAGTGCCCACGTAGCTCAGGGGTAGAGCACTTCCTTGGTAAGGAAGAGGTCCCCGGTTCAAATCCGGGCGTGGGCTCCATGTTTATCACGGCCGCCGCCTAGCGGTGGCCACTTAAGAATAGTCATCGGACTCTATTCCGCAAGGGAGTTTGGCAGGTGTCGAAAGAGAAGTTTGAACGTACAAAGCCGCACGTGAACGTGGGAACTATTGGTCACGTTGACCATGGAAAGACGACGCTGACGGCGGCGATGACGACGGTGCTGGCGGCGGAGTTCGGTGGTGCCGCGCAGGCGTTC of Pseudomonadota bacterium contains these proteins:
- a CDS encoding GTP-binding protein, with the translated sequence MSKEKFERTKPHVNVGTIGHVDHGKTTLTAAMTTVLAAEFGGAAQAF